Sequence from the Silvanigrella paludirubra genome:
ATTTTCAGAGCAAAATTTAATTGATTGCGTGAATTGTTATTTGCGATCTCAAAATTCATGGCATGTCACCAAAGGTCACTCACCGATTTACCTCGCTGGTGACATTCAAAATATTTTTGCAGCGGCTCAGAATAATAGGAATGTAGCAACATCTTTACAGGCAAAAAAAGGCGATGTTTCTCAAACAATCGACTCAAACATCATGAACGCTTTAAATTCTCTTAAAAAAGAAATGAATAGCGAAATTTTGGATATTTAAAAAAGAGGTGACAAATGAAACCAAGTGAAGATTTTAAAAAATTTAATAAAATAAATGCACTTTATAAAGCAAAAATGACTATCACTCAAAAGTTACACGGGACAAACGCTTTAATTTATATCTATTTTGATGGGATGACAGGAAATTTAGATTTAATTTGTGGATCTAGAACTCGCTGGATAACTCCTCAAGATGATAATTATGGATTTGCTAAATTTATTCATGAAAATAAAGAAGAATTTATAGATAAATTAGGGGAAGGATATCATTACGGTGAATGGGTAGGATTTGGGATAAATTCAGGAGAAGGTTTAGATAATCGAAATCTAATTTTATTTGATTGGCAAAAATTTCATAATAAGCCTCTTCCAGAGAGAACAAATACTATTCCAGTTTTATATCATGGAGAAATAAACTTTAATATAATTAATGAAAAAATGGAATATTTAAAAAATAATGGTTCAGAATTAGTTAAAGGTTTTATGAATGTTGAGGGAATCGTTATTGATATTAACGGAGTAAAGTATAAAAAAGTTTTTAACCCAGAGGAAACAAAATGGATTTCATCAAAGTCTGATAAGAAAATGAAACAAGACAATTTAGTTTTTGATTACTTATTACAGCATAACAGATTAGAAAATTTGCTATCTAAAGATGAACGATATTTAAAAGAATTTCCAAAATCTATAGGTTTAATAATTAATGATTACACCTCTGATTTGCTAAGTGAAGAACAAATTGATGAAAATATCTACAATCAGAACTTAAAAAAAATAAAAAGAGAAGTTGGGTATTTTGTAGTGGATTTAATAAAAAGTAAATTATTAAAACAAAGCAAAGCAAGCTAAAATATATAACATAAAGAACTTTTAAAAATGATTTTTATTATTGATACAGACAAAGAAAAGATGTTTAAAAAATATAAAGAATTAACATATCACTCTAAGAATTGTCCTGCATGTAAAAAAGAATTATGGGAAAATGGTACATTTGAATTCTTTGTCTCAAAAGAACATCGCGGATTTATTAGAACATGTAATGCTTGCATGAAAAGTCAGACCTTATTAACTCCAAAAAAATTAATTGATCAAATAAAACTCAGAAATACAATAAATAATTTAAAAAATAGATTAGGACTAACAAAATGAATGAAAAAGAATTTAGTGCAGAATATATTAGAGAACTCAGAGCCTCAGAGCTTCAAAAAGAAAAAGAAGAATTTGATATTAAATATGATAAATTAATTAATAAAATAAAAAATTTAATATTAAAAAATTCTTCAGAAGATAAAAAATATCTTCTAATCACAAATGATGATTGTTCTGAATTTAATAAGATTATTAAAAATAAAAATGGAGGCGAAAATCTTGTTAATTAT
This genomic interval carries:
- a CDS encoding RNA ligase family protein, which produces MKPSEDFKKFNKINALYKAKMTITQKLHGTNALIYIYFDGMTGNLDLICGSRTRWITPQDDNYGFAKFIHENKEEFIDKLGEGYHYGEWVGFGINSGEGLDNRNLILFDWQKFHNKPLPERTNTIPVLYHGEINFNIINEKMEYLKNNGSELVKGFMNVEGIVIDINGVKYKKVFNPEETKWISSKSDKKMKQDNLVFDYLLQHNRLENLLSKDERYLKEFPKSIGLIINDYTSDLLSEEQIDENIYNQNLKKIKREVGYFVVDLIKSKLLKQSKAS